One Streptomyces sp. NBC_01237 genomic region harbors:
- a CDS encoding TetR/AcrR family transcriptional regulator, translating into MEPVPHANPNLRRAPVQQRSTERLARILDACAELLDETGYEQLSTRAVAVRAEVPIGSVYRFFSNKRALVDALALRNLNSYADRITARLTDIGATDWRGVIDAVLDEYLAMKRTVPGFALVDFGAPSPVDDPLDDANRRVAGRLAELLAGHLGRSFDQDLLRAILVSVEAADALFQLAFRTDPSGDPAIVAETRILIRAYLGQVLG; encoded by the coding sequence ATGGAGCCCGTGCCCCATGCGAACCCGAACCTCCGCCGTGCCCCGGTGCAGCAGCGCAGCACCGAACGTCTCGCCCGGATACTCGACGCCTGCGCCGAACTGCTCGACGAGACCGGCTACGAACAGCTCTCCACCCGTGCCGTCGCCGTCCGGGCGGAGGTGCCCATCGGCTCCGTCTACCGCTTCTTCTCCAACAAGCGGGCGCTGGTCGACGCCCTGGCCCTGCGCAACCTGAACAGCTACGCCGACCGCATCACGGCGCGGCTGACCGATATCGGGGCCACCGACTGGCGCGGGGTCATCGACGCCGTACTCGACGAGTACCTGGCGATGAAGCGGACCGTCCCCGGCTTCGCCCTCGTCGACTTCGGCGCCCCGTCCCCGGTCGACGACCCGTTGGACGACGCCAACCGGCGGGTCGCGGGCCGGCTCGCCGAACTGCTCGCGGGCCACCTCGGCCGCAGCTTTGACCAGGACCTGCTCCGGGCGATCCTGGTCAGCGTCGAGGCCGCCGACGCCCTCTTCCAACTCGCCTTCCGCACCGACCCGTCGGGCGACCCGGCCATCGTCGCCGAGACCCGGATCCTGATCAGGGCCTACCTCGGGCAGGTCCTCGGCTGA
- a CDS encoding aldehyde dehydrogenase family protein, protein MKAHDGMYIGGTWRTAEGPDTIAVVNPADEQVIARVPAGTAADIDAAVRAARAAFPGWAATPSSERAARIAALRDALDARKDDIAETVTAELGAPLPLSRKVHAALPVVVAGSYAELAATYAFEEKLGSSTVLLEPVGVVGAITPWNYPLHQIVAKVAPALAAGCTIVLKPAEDTPLTAQLFAEATEAAGLPAGVFNLVTGLGPVAGQALAEHEGVDLVSFTGSTAVGRRIGATAGAAVKRVALELGGKSANVILPGADLAKAVNVGVANVMSNSGQTCSAWTRMLVDAERYEEAVALAAAAVAKYVPGERVGPVVNAKQRDRVRGYIEQGIAEGARLVAGGPEAPKEEGYYISPTVFADVTPDMAIAREEIFGPVLAILRYEDVDDALRIANDTVYGLAGAVWAADDAEAVAFARRMDTGQVDINGGRFNPLAPFGGYKQSGVGRELGPHGLAEYLQTKSLQF, encoded by the coding sequence ATGAAGGCCCATGACGGGATGTACATCGGCGGTACGTGGCGGACGGCCGAGGGCCCGGACACGATCGCGGTCGTGAACCCCGCGGACGAGCAGGTCATCGCCCGGGTCCCGGCCGGCACGGCGGCCGACATCGACGCCGCGGTACGTGCCGCCCGCGCCGCGTTCCCGGGCTGGGCGGCGACGCCGTCCAGCGAGCGCGCGGCCCGGATCGCCGCCCTGCGCGACGCCTTGGACGCCCGCAAGGACGACATCGCCGAGACCGTCACCGCGGAACTGGGCGCGCCCCTTCCGCTCTCGCGGAAGGTGCACGCGGCCCTGCCGGTGGTCGTCGCCGGTTCGTACGCCGAACTCGCCGCCACGTACGCCTTCGAGGAGAAGCTCGGCAGCTCCACCGTCCTGCTGGAGCCCGTCGGTGTGGTCGGCGCCATCACCCCCTGGAACTACCCGCTCCACCAGATCGTCGCCAAGGTGGCACCCGCGCTCGCCGCGGGCTGCACGATCGTCCTCAAGCCCGCCGAGGACACCCCGCTCACCGCTCAGCTGTTCGCCGAGGCCACCGAGGCGGCGGGGCTGCCCGCCGGGGTCTTCAACCTCGTCACCGGTCTAGGCCCGGTCGCCGGACAGGCCCTCGCCGAGCACGAGGGCGTCGACCTGGTCTCGTTCACCGGATCGACCGCCGTGGGCAGGCGGATCGGGGCGACCGCGGGTGCCGCCGTCAAGCGCGTCGCCCTGGAACTGGGCGGCAAGTCCGCCAACGTGATCCTGCCCGGCGCCGATCTGGCCAAGGCCGTCAACGTCGGCGTCGCCAACGTGATGTCCAACTCCGGCCAGACGTGCAGCGCCTGGACCCGGATGCTGGTCGACGCCGAGCGGTACGAGGAGGCGGTGGCCCTCGCCGCGGCGGCCGTCGCCAAGTACGTACCGGGGGAGCGGGTCGGCCCCGTGGTCAACGCCAAGCAGCGCGACCGGGTGCGCGGCTACATCGAACAGGGCATCGCGGAGGGCGCCAGGCTCGTCGCCGGCGGCCCCGAGGCCCCGAAGGAGGAGGGCTACTACATCAGCCCCACGGTGTTCGCCGACGTCACCCCGGACATGGCCATCGCCCGCGAGGAGATCTTCGGCCCGGTCCTGGCGATCCTCCGTTACGAGGACGTGGACGACGCCCTCCGGATCGCCAACGACACCGTGTACGGCCTGGCCGGAGCCGTCTGGGCCGCCGATGACGCCGAAGCCGTGGCGTTCGCCCGCCGGATGGACACCGGCCAGGTCGACATCAACGGCGGACGCTTCAACCCGCTGGCCCCCTTCGGCGGCTACAAGCAGTCGGGCGTCGGGCGCGAACTGGGCCCGCACGGTCTGGCGGAGTACCTCCAGACCAAGTCGCTCCAGTTCTGA
- a CDS encoding molybdopterin-dependent oxidoreductase: MSHDAHDSHDALEPRNSRTAPRICPLCEATCGLTLTIEGTRVTGARGDRDDVFSRGFICPKGASFGGLDADPDRLRTPLVRRDGVLREATWGEAFDLIAARVPALIEAHGRQSAGVVLGNPNVHTMAGALYPPLLLATLRTRNLFTASTLDQMPKHVSSGLLFGDPNAIAVPDLDRTDHLLLLGANPLESNGSLCTAPDFPGRLKALRRRGGTLTVIDPRRTRTARLADRHAVIRPGTDALLLAALAQVLFEEKLTAPGALAEHLDGLDELARAMGDFTPEAVAGSCGIDAATIRTIARELAAAPTAAVYGRIGSCTVEHGTLASWLVDVLNILTGNLDRPGGALFPLSATGRAPRPAAPGKGFTLGRWTSRVSAHPEAKGELPIAALAEEIQTPGDDRIRALIVLAANPVLSAPDGDRLDRALADGLDFMVSVDPYLNETSRHADVVLPPPPPSQSGHFDFAFNSFAVHNQVRYTRPAIPLEDGLMDESEILARLVLAVGGTHGTPPEAVDDLAIGTALTKAGAPKELAAELSGLTGPERRLDLMLRLGPYDLTLDTLLAHPHGIDLGPLRSRLPEILRTRSGRVELLPAPIAADLPRLRGALAQRRGKDGRPAPLLLVGRRHLRSNNSWMHNVAALRGGTNVCTLQIHPDDAARLGLEDGAMARIKADGGEVEAPAEITETVGTGVVSLPHGWGHSRPGARMSVAAADPGVNVNQLLDGSLLDPLSGTAVLNAFPVSVAPAH; encoded by the coding sequence ATGTCCCACGACGCCCATGACTCCCACGACGCCCTTGAGCCCCGCAACTCCCGTACCGCGCCGCGTATCTGCCCCCTCTGCGAGGCCACCTGCGGTCTCACGCTCACCATCGAGGGGACCAGGGTCACCGGAGCCCGCGGCGACCGGGACGATGTGTTCAGCCGGGGATTCATCTGCCCCAAGGGCGCGTCCTTCGGCGGCCTCGACGCCGACCCGGACCGCCTGCGCACCCCGCTCGTGCGCCGGGACGGTGTGCTGCGGGAGGCGACCTGGGGCGAGGCGTTCGACCTGATCGCCGCGCGGGTCCCCGCGCTGATCGAGGCGCACGGGCGGCAGAGCGCCGGTGTCGTCCTCGGCAACCCCAACGTGCACACGATGGCCGGCGCCCTCTATCCGCCGCTCCTGCTCGCCACGCTCCGTACCCGCAATCTGTTCACCGCGAGCACCCTCGACCAGATGCCCAAGCACGTCTCCAGCGGGCTGCTCTTCGGTGATCCGAACGCCATCGCCGTGCCCGACCTGGACCGCACCGACCACCTGCTGCTGCTCGGCGCCAACCCCCTCGAATCCAACGGCAGCCTCTGTACCGCCCCCGACTTCCCGGGCAGACTCAAGGCGCTGCGCCGCCGCGGCGGCACGCTCACCGTCATCGACCCGCGCCGCACCCGCACCGCCCGCCTCGCCGACCGGCACGCGGTGATCCGGCCCGGCACCGACGCCCTGCTGCTGGCCGCACTCGCCCAGGTCCTGTTCGAGGAGAAGCTCACCGCGCCGGGCGCCCTGGCCGAGCACCTGGACGGACTCGACGAACTCGCCCGCGCGATGGGGGACTTCACCCCCGAAGCGGTCGCCGGGAGCTGCGGCATCGACGCCGCCACCATCCGGACGATCGCCCGCGAGCTCGCCGCCGCCCCCACCGCCGCCGTCTACGGGCGCATCGGCAGCTGCACCGTGGAGCACGGCACCCTCGCGAGCTGGCTGGTCGACGTCCTCAACATCCTCACCGGCAACCTCGACCGCCCCGGCGGCGCCCTCTTCCCGCTCTCCGCCACCGGCCGCGCCCCCCGCCCCGCCGCACCCGGCAAGGGCTTCACCCTCGGCCGCTGGACCAGCCGGGTCTCCGCGCACCCCGAGGCCAAGGGCGAACTGCCCATCGCCGCACTCGCCGAAGAGATCCAGACGCCGGGCGACGACCGCATCCGGGCGCTGATCGTGCTCGCCGCCAACCCCGTGCTCTCGGCACCGGACGGCGACCGCCTCGACCGGGCCCTCGCCGACGGGCTCGACTTCATGGTCAGCGTCGACCCGTACCTCAACGAGACCTCGCGCCACGCCGATGTGGTGCTGCCCCCGCCGCCGCCGTCGCAGAGCGGCCACTTCGACTTCGCGTTCAACTCCTTCGCCGTCCACAACCAGGTCCGCTACACCCGCCCCGCGATACCGCTGGAGGACGGACTGATGGACGAGAGCGAGATCCTCGCCCGCCTCGTCCTGGCCGTGGGCGGGACGCACGGAACGCCCCCGGAGGCCGTCGACGACCTGGCCATCGGCACCGCGCTCACCAAGGCGGGCGCCCCGAAGGAACTCGCCGCCGAACTGTCCGGTCTCACCGGCCCCGAACGCCGGCTCGACCTGATGCTGCGCCTCGGCCCGTACGACCTCACGCTGGACACACTCCTCGCCCACCCGCACGGCATCGACCTCGGTCCGCTCCGGTCGCGCCTCCCGGAGATCCTGCGCACCCGCAGCGGCCGCGTCGAGCTCCTCCCGGCACCGATCGCCGCCGACCTGCCCAGGCTGCGCGGCGCCCTGGCCCAGCGGCGGGGCAAGGACGGGCGGCCCGCGCCGCTCCTCCTCGTGGGCCGCCGCCATCTGCGCTCCAACAACAGCTGGATGCACAACGTGGCCGCCCTGCGCGGCGGCACCAACGTCTGCACCCTCCAGATCCACCCCGACGACGCGGCCCGCCTCGGGCTGGAGGACGGCGCCATGGCCCGTATCAAGGCCGACGGAGGTGAGGTCGAGGCCCCGGCGGAGATCACGGAGACGGTGGGGACCGGAGTGGTGAGCCTGCCGCACGGCTGGGGGCACAGCCGCCCCGGCGCCCGGATGTCCGTCGCGGCGGCGGACCCCGGCGTCAACGTCAATCAGCTGCTCGACGGCTCGCTGCTCGACCCGCTCTCCGGCACCGCAGTGCTCAACGCCTTCCCCGTGTCCGTAGCACCTGCCCATTGA
- a CDS encoding MFS transporter, protein MAATNGPGRGWLLRLVIAFAFAQGAVSMARPAVSYRALSLGADERAIGVIAGVYALLPLFAAVPLGRRTDHGRCAPLLPLGVALIVGGCALSGLAGSLPEMAAWSGVMGLGHLCFVIGAQSIVARQSAPDEQDRDFGHFTIGASLGQLIGPIAAGCVVSGRDGAMDRTSALALLVAAAVAAVSFASLRRIEHRAPARPAGPSARKVPVGSILRTRGVPAGIFISLAVLSATDILTAYLPVVGEHRGIAPATVGLLLSLRAAATIACRLAMTPMLRVLGRTALLTSTCLLAALLCAGIALPLPVWALAVLLAVLGFCLGVGQPLSMTTVVRAAPAGSRSTALALRLTGNRLGQVAAPASAGLIAGFAGTAAPFVMLGALLLGAAGLGARGEGPRTAR, encoded by the coding sequence ATGGCTGCCACCAACGGCCCCGGCAGGGGCTGGCTGCTGCGCCTCGTCATCGCCTTCGCGTTCGCGCAAGGAGCGGTGTCGATGGCGCGGCCCGCCGTCTCCTACCGGGCCCTGTCCCTGGGCGCGGACGAGCGGGCCATCGGCGTCATCGCCGGGGTGTACGCACTCCTCCCGCTGTTCGCCGCCGTGCCACTGGGGCGCAGGACCGACCACGGCCGCTGCGCACCCCTGCTGCCGCTCGGCGTCGCCCTGATCGTCGGCGGCTGCGCCCTGAGCGGCCTCGCCGGTTCCCTCCCCGAGATGGCGGCCTGGAGCGGAGTGATGGGCCTGGGCCACCTCTGCTTCGTGATCGGCGCCCAGTCGATCGTCGCCCGGCAGTCCGCGCCCGACGAACAGGACCGCGACTTCGGCCACTTCACCATCGGCGCCTCGCTCGGCCAGCTCATCGGCCCGATCGCCGCCGGCTGTGTCGTCTCCGGGCGGGACGGCGCCATGGACCGTACGAGCGCGCTGGCCCTCCTCGTCGCGGCGGCCGTCGCCGCCGTCTCCTTCGCCTCCCTCCGGCGCATCGAACACCGGGCCCCCGCCCGGCCCGCCGGACCGTCGGCGCGGAAGGTCCCCGTCGGCTCCATCCTGCGCACCCGCGGGGTTCCGGCGGGCATCTTCATCAGCCTGGCCGTGCTCTCCGCCACCGACATCCTCACCGCGTACCTGCCCGTCGTCGGCGAACACCGCGGTATCGCCCCCGCCACCGTCGGACTGCTGCTGAGCCTGCGGGCCGCCGCCACCATCGCCTGCCGGCTGGCGATGACACCGATGCTCCGCGTCCTCGGCCGGACCGCCCTGCTCACCAGCACCTGCCTGCTCGCCGCCCTGCTCTGCGCGGGTATCGCGCTGCCCCTGCCCGTATGGGCGCTGGCCGTGCTGCTCGCCGTGCTCGGGTTCTGCCTGGGCGTCGGCCAGCCCCTGTCCATGACCACCGTCGTGCGGGCCGCGCCCGCCGGGTCCCGCTCCACCGCCCTCGCCCTGCGGCTGACCGGCAACCGCCTCGGCCAGGTCGCGGCCCCGGCCTCCGCCGGACTGATCGCCGGTTTCGCGGGCACCGCGGCCCCGTTCGTGATGCTCGGCGCGCTGCTCCTGGGCGCCGCGGGTCTCGGCGCCCGCGGCGAAGGGCCCCGCACCGCCCGGTGA
- a CDS encoding zinc-binding dehydrogenase, with protein sequence MVRAAVLPAVGAPLEITDIALPQPGPGQVRVALAAAGVCHSDLSLSNGTMRVPVPAVLGHEGAGTVISVGEGVTHVAPGDGVVLNWAPSCGTCFHCGIGEVWLCADALKGAGNIHARTADGTELHPGLNVAAFAQETVVAGKCVLPAPAGIPLTDAALLGCAVLTGYGAIHHSARVRAGESVVVFGIGGVGLAVLQSARIAGAPRIIAVDVSPEKEELARRAGATDFVLASATTPREIRKLTGGQGADVAVECVGRPATIRGAWESTRRGGRTTVVGIGGKDQEVTFNALEIFHWGRSLTGCVYGNSDPERDLPVLAEHILAGRFDVSMMVTERIGLDGIPAAFDNMIAGRGGRALVVF encoded by the coding sequence GTGGTCCGCGCCGCCGTACTGCCCGCCGTCGGAGCTCCCCTGGAGATCACCGACATCGCACTCCCGCAACCCGGCCCCGGCCAGGTGCGCGTCGCCCTCGCCGCCGCAGGGGTCTGCCACTCCGACCTGTCCCTGTCGAACGGCACCATGCGGGTCCCGGTGCCCGCCGTCCTCGGCCACGAGGGCGCCGGAACCGTCATCTCCGTCGGCGAGGGCGTCACCCATGTCGCCCCCGGCGACGGTGTCGTCCTCAACTGGGCACCGTCCTGCGGGACCTGCTTCCACTGCGGGATCGGCGAGGTCTGGCTCTGCGCCGACGCCCTCAAGGGCGCAGGCAACATCCATGCCCGTACCGCCGACGGCACCGAACTCCACCCCGGTCTGAACGTCGCGGCCTTCGCCCAGGAGACCGTCGTCGCCGGGAAATGCGTGCTCCCCGCCCCGGCCGGCATCCCGCTCACCGACGCCGCCCTGCTCGGCTGCGCCGTCCTCACCGGCTACGGCGCGATCCACCACTCCGCCCGGGTCCGCGCGGGCGAGAGCGTCGTCGTGTTCGGGATCGGCGGGGTCGGCCTCGCCGTCCTCCAGTCCGCCCGGATCGCGGGTGCCCCGCGGATCATCGCGGTCGACGTCTCCCCCGAGAAGGAGGAGCTGGCCCGGCGGGCCGGGGCCACCGACTTCGTCCTCGCCTCCGCCACCACCCCGCGCGAGATCCGCAAACTCACCGGAGGCCAGGGCGCGGACGTCGCCGTGGAGTGCGTCGGACGGCCCGCCACGATCCGCGGAGCCTGGGAGTCCACCCGGCGCGGTGGGCGTACCACGGTGGTCGGCATCGGCGGAAAGGATCAGGAAGTCACCTTCAACGCCCTGGAGATCTTCCACTGGGGCCGGTCACTGACGGGCTGCGTCTACGGCAACAGCGACCCGGAGCGGGATCTGCCGGTACTCGCCGAACACATCCTCGCGGGCCGCTTCGACGTCTCGATGATGGTCACCGAACGGATCGGGCTGGACGGTATCCCGGCGGCCTTCGACAACATGATCGCGGGCAGGGGCGGCCGTGCGCTGGTGGTGTTCTAG
- a CDS encoding CitMHS family transporter, with protein sequence MLTILGFAMIATFLVLIMTKKMSPIAALVLIPALFCVAVGQGAELGDYVIEGVGNLAPTAAMLMFAIVYFGVMIDVGLFDPIVRGILRFCRADPLRIVVGTAVLAAIVSLDGDGSTTFMITVSAMYPLYKRLKMSLVVMTGVAATANGVMNTLPWGGPTARAATALKVDAADIFVPMIPALAVGLLAVLILAYVLGLRERKRLGILTLDEALVRDPATGTVLVGAGDGDRTREVPGGAGTGTGAGTGTDADAAPATGNDADDDGDDEEFKGLDPNRSTLRPRLYWFNAGLTVALLAAMIMELMPIPVLFLLGAALALTVNFPHMPDQRARIAAHADNVLNVSGMVFAAAVFTGVLTGTGMVEHMADWLVGAIPDGMGPHMAIVTGLLSLPLTYFMSNDGFYFGVVPVLAEAGAAHGVSPLEIARASLAGQALHMSSPLVPAVYVLVGMAKVEFGDHTRFTVKWAVLTSLVVLCAGILFGTI encoded by the coding sequence ATGCTGACAATCCTCGGCTTTGCCATGATTGCCACCTTCTTGGTGCTGATCATGACGAAGAAGATGTCGCCGATCGCGGCGCTGGTCCTGATCCCCGCACTCTTCTGCGTCGCCGTCGGCCAGGGGGCCGAGCTCGGCGACTACGTCATCGAGGGCGTCGGCAACCTGGCACCGACCGCCGCCATGCTCATGTTCGCCATCGTGTACTTCGGCGTGATGATCGACGTCGGCCTCTTCGACCCGATCGTCCGGGGCATCCTGCGCTTCTGCAGGGCCGACCCGCTGCGGATCGTCGTCGGTACGGCGGTCCTCGCCGCGATCGTCTCGCTGGACGGCGACGGCTCCACCACCTTCATGATCACCGTCTCGGCGATGTATCCGCTCTACAAGCGCCTGAAGATGAGCCTGGTCGTGATGACCGGTGTCGCCGCCACGGCGAACGGGGTCATGAACACCCTGCCCTGGGGCGGTCCCACCGCCCGCGCCGCCACCGCGCTCAAGGTGGACGCGGCCGACATCTTCGTCCCCATGATCCCGGCGCTCGCCGTCGGACTGCTCGCCGTCCTCATCCTCGCGTACGTCCTCGGCCTGCGTGAGCGCAAGCGGCTCGGCATCCTCACCCTGGACGAGGCCCTCGTCCGGGACCCGGCGACCGGGACGGTGCTCGTCGGTGCGGGTGACGGTGACCGTACCCGCGAGGTCCCCGGCGGAGCCGGTACGGGGACGGGCGCAGGCACGGGCACGGATGCCGACGCCGCACCCGCCACCGGGAACGACGCGGACGACGACGGGGACGACGAGGAGTTCAAGGGCCTCGACCCGAACCGGTCCACCCTGCGCCCCAGGCTCTACTGGTTCAACGCCGGTCTCACCGTGGCCCTGCTGGCCGCGATGATCATGGAACTGATGCCGATCCCGGTCCTCTTCCTGCTCGGCGCGGCCCTCGCCCTCACCGTCAACTTCCCGCACATGCCCGACCAGCGGGCCCGTATCGCGGCCCACGCGGACAACGTCCTCAATGTCTCCGGCATGGTCTTCGCCGCCGCCGTCTTCACCGGTGTCCTCACCGGCACCGGAATGGTCGAGCACATGGCCGACTGGCTCGTCGGCGCCATCCCCGACGGGATGGGCCCGCACATGGCCATCGTCACCGGTCTGCTCAGCCTGCCGCTCACGTACTTCATGTCCAACGACGGCTTCTACTTCGGTGTCGTCCCCGTCCTCGCCGAGGCCGGAGCCGCCCACGGCGTCTCTCCCCTGGAGATCGCCCGCGCCTCCCTGGCCGGGCAGGCCCTCCACATGTCGTCCCCGCTCGTCCCCGCCGTCTACGTCCTCGTCGGCATGGCGAAGGTCGAGTTCGGCGACCACACCCGGTTCACCGTCAAGTGGGCCGTGCTCACCTCCCTCGTGGTGCTCTGCGCCGGAATCCTCTTCGGCACCATCTGA
- the ppk2 gene encoding polyphosphate kinase 2, with protein MAKNGNQRGDRSGTRRGTDPKRDSAPESEKRAARYGGPYLGGFGVVDSGDDDPVLVTPKGHARDAWREDYPYERKLRRRDYDKAKRALQIELLKLQHWVKERDERLVILFEGRDAAGKGGTIKRFTEHLNPRGARVVALEKPTERERTQWYFQRYVAHLPSAGEIVLFDRSWYNRAGVERVMGFCTTREYLEFMHQAPDFERMLARDGIRLVKFWFSVSRNEQRNRFMIRQIDPVRRWKLSPVDLASLDKWDAYTEAKELMLFHTDTADSPWTVVKSNDKKRARLEAMRHVLHRFDYPGKDLELVGEPDPLIVGPASRLFEQGEMDARLLTPDN; from the coding sequence ATGGCGAAGAACGGCAATCAGCGGGGCGACCGTAGCGGGACGCGGCGCGGGACCGACCCGAAGCGCGATTCCGCTCCGGAGTCCGAGAAGCGGGCGGCACGGTACGGGGGCCCGTATCTCGGCGGATTCGGTGTGGTCGACAGCGGGGACGACGACCCGGTCCTGGTGACGCCGAAGGGCCACGCCCGGGACGCCTGGCGCGAGGACTACCCGTACGAGCGCAAGCTACGCCGGCGTGACTACGACAAGGCCAAGCGCGCCCTTCAGATCGAGCTGCTGAAGCTCCAGCACTGGGTGAAGGAGCGCGACGAACGGCTGGTGATCCTCTTCGAGGGGCGTGACGCGGCGGGCAAGGGCGGCACGATCAAGCGGTTCACCGAGCATCTCAATCCGCGTGGTGCGCGGGTGGTGGCGCTGGAGAAGCCGACCGAGCGCGAGCGCACCCAGTGGTACTTCCAGCGGTACGTGGCCCATCTGCCGAGCGCCGGGGAGATCGTGCTGTTCGACCGCTCCTGGTACAACCGGGCCGGGGTGGAACGGGTGATGGGGTTCTGCACGACCCGCGAGTACCTCGAATTCATGCACCAGGCGCCGGACTTCGAGCGGATGCTCGCCCGCGACGGCATCCGTCTGGTGAAGTTCTGGTTCTCCGTCTCGCGCAATGAGCAGCGCAACCGGTTCATGATCCGGCAGATCGATCCGGTACGACGGTGGAAGCTGAGCCCGGTCGACCTCGCCTCGCTCGACAAGTGGGACGCGTACACCGAGGCCAAGGAGCTGATGCTGTTCCACACGGACACGGCCGACTCGCCCTGGACCGTGGTGAAGAGCAACGACAAGAAGCGGGCCCGGCTGGAGGCGATGCGCCATGTCCTGCACCGCTTCGACTATCCGGGCAAGGACCTGGAACTGGTCGGGGAGCCGGACCCGCTGATCGTGGGCCCGGCCTCCCGGCTGTTCGAGCAGGGCGAGATGGACGCCCGGCTGCTGACCCCGGACAACTGA